gtgaacagtgaacagcgcacctacgcgcagaagtcagagcaggcgccagaaggcgcactagacagtgaacaggacctgtccggtgcaccaccggactgtcccgtggccccgttgtcagaagctccaacggtcgaaacccaacggcctggtgatgtggctggcaccATACGatagaagccttcaccaacggtcactttggtggttggtgctataaatacctcccaaccaccacacttcaatgtatccaagttttcagccatcagacctcatacaagagctctagacttcactccaagacacaaacaaagagatcaaatcctctcccaagtccggaatcactccaaacaaattagtgactagagagagagacttttgtgttcttttgagctcttgcgcttggatcacttttcttcttcctctattcttgttttcaactcacttgtaatcaaagcaagagacaccaattgtgtggtggtccttatagggacttagtgtcccgtttgattgagaagagaagctcactcggtctaggtgaccgtttgagagagggaaatggttgaaaaagacccggtctttgtgaccacctcaacggggagtaggtttgcaagaaccgaacctcggtaaaacaaatcaccgtgttcatccgctttatttctttgttgatttgtttttcctctctttcggactcgtttatatttctaacgctaaccccggcttgtggttgtgcttaaactttataaatttcagatttgcctattcaccccctaggcgactttcaccatccCACCAGTCGTGCCGCTACAGGGCTCGAACACGTCCCCTCTGAAGGCCATTCCTTCGACCATGCTGCTACAGGGCTTCGGGCGCACCTCCAGTAGCAACATCTGTACGCCTGGGTTTCCTCCTTGTGATTATAAAAGGAGGGAGTCAGGGGGCCTTCAGAGGGGGAGGGACACGACACTTCACGGCTCACTTCACTCCTGATATTAACGTCGACCTTAATCACACTTAGAGACTTGGGACCTGCTCTTTACCTCGACTAGCTTTTATCCCTTACTACGAGCATCTAGGTGCAAAATAATATAAATATTACCCCTCGTTAGAAAAGCAGTGCCTTCTCTTGCCTGAAcccggataaatcttgtgtcttcttGCATCATCTATCTGGACCGGAGCATGTAGCACAAAAATTACTTATTGGTTAAGACCCTCACGTCAAAACACTGATAATATCCACCAATGTAGCTTAAGTCTCTCGTATGCAGTcaatctatactacctattaaggctgcaaggggtaggctgcctcccctgGTTCTGCCCTCGGTGAATCTACACCGTCCAATGACTTCTGTAAATCTACACCGTCCGCCCCTGCTTACGCCCACGTTCGTCCTCGTCTCCACGCCCACGTTCGTCCCCCGCCTCCCCCTATCCCACCCCGCgtgagccgccgcccctgctccccCTGTTCGCACCCGCCGCCCCTGCTCCCCCTGTCCCGCGCCGCGGTGACAGGATTCGAGAACACCCCTGCGGACGCGTCCAGGATTCAAGGCCTCCCCCTCCCTTCCCCTGCCCTCACTCGTACGCCGCCGCCCCCTCCACCGCCGTCGTGCGAGAGGGAGGAGGGACCTCTGGATCTCCGTGGGGCGTGGAGGAGTGGGACGACGCACGCGGAGGCAGCCCCGGTCGGTTGCTGCTGTATCCGTCCAGGATCGGGGGAATTCCAGGAGGCAGGTGAGCATTGCGTCGCGGTTCTTCTTCGTCTCCCTAGCGACGACAACACTACTGTTTTGCGCCTGGATTCAAGTGGATTGGGTTGGATCGGGTTAGTCATTACTCATCAGTCGAGTCCGGTTCTAGACTGaggttgttcgttcgttcgttcgttccgtGGACGGGCTTCGCGGCCGAGCAGGTCGGGTCTCAGGCGAGCGCAGCATCGGCGAACCCCGATTCCTCAAACAGAAACTAGGCGTGCGCCGCATTTGCGAGATGAGAGCCACTGCGCCGGCCGCCAGGAGATCATCGTGCGTCCGTGCTGGGAGCCAGGTGCCCCAGCCCTTCCACCTTCCACGGCTCCACGCCTTCGTTTGCAGCGCGCAGCGCGCCCGGCCACCGCCCTCCGCCGGCGCTTCGCCTCCGCGGCCGAGCGGCACCGCCCAGGCCCCAGGCACCCACACCGGCACTGCCCAGGCCAGGCCTTGGCTCTGTCTCTACGGCCAGCTTGTGTATCTGTTAGTCAGCTCTCTCACCTACAGCTTCCGTAGCCTCCTAGGCTTGTAGCTATCATAAACTCTGTAACTCTTGTAGCTACTGTGATTGTGCTTGCTGTGACCATCCTCCTGTTCGATGGAACCGTGCAGTGATGTCCAACAGAGACGAGGTGTCTGTTGTTGTCAAGTGCTTGCGGCTTGGCGCCGCCGAGTACCTGGTGAAGCCGCTGCGCACGAATGAGCTGCTGAACCTTTGGACCCATGTGTGGCGGCGGAGACGGATGGTAAAGGGCACTATGCTGACTCACCTTAACCTCTGCGTTTAGAAGCATGCTCTAGGCTGAGATGCTCGTAGGCGTTGATGTACCGCCGTGAATTATTCTTTAAATCGAGTGCTGGTGTTGGCAGCTTGGTTTGCCCGAGAAAAACTTCTTCAATGACAACTTCGAGTTGGTGCTCTCAGAACCTAGCGATGCCAATACCAATAGCACCACCCTCCTCTCAGACGAGACCGACGATAGGCCTAAAGGAAACACGAATCAAGAAACAGGCACCTCAAAGCAACTTGAATACGAGGTAATGAACCAAGCACCCATTTGGAAGATTGTTGCAGTCCAGTTTTTTTGTTTGTCTAGATGTTtccagttctgttgtttgatgttgccACAAAGATCTGCCCTTTTGGCTCTATGTTGTATGTTGATGACATGCTAACAATATACTTGTTTAAATGCCCTTCCACTTCTTTGCGTGTTTCAGTCTAATCCTTCAGTTGCTGAGCCCGACCAGAGAGAAAAGATGGAGGGTGTTCCAGGCTCTGCCCTAGATGCCAGTCAAAAATGTAAGATGTTTCAGCCGGACCTTTGTTCTGCCCTGGAATATCTGGTCTTGTATTGTTAATCACCTTTATTTCTCTATCTGTTTTCTGATAAATTATTTTAATTGCCAGCCTCTCCGAGAAGAGCGTTTTCACGCCCTATAAAAACTAACCTGAGGGTTGCCGAGTCGTCTGCATTTCTAGCATATGTCAAGTCAAGCACCCCAGCCACCAGCTCATTTGACAGCGAATTACAAAGGGGTGGCAGCCGATTAGATTCCTTGGATAACCAGGGTAATTGCTCTAGCGCAACCGATAGAAGTGACACCGGTACTGATGTAAATATTCGGAACAAAGAAGCTTTTGAGATGCCTGCGCAGTACCCTATGGTATGGTTTTCTTCCTCTAACATGCATATGGAGCGAAGCAGCGAAGGCCATAATGATACTTCAGGAACTCCACCTGCATACCATTTCCCATTTTATTATCCAGGGATGGTAGAGCACAACATGGCACTTTCGTCGGCGCAAGATTTTCAAGCAAACATAAACAATGCTCAAGCACATACACCGCAAGAAGGCACATTTAAGATTTGCCATTATGCAGGGGAGGTTGGTGAATTCTGTCTTGTTTTatctttaagctatttctaatcttCAACATCCTCCAGATCTGCAAGTTTGCCCATTCAATAGTTGATTATATACTAATTTGCTGTTGTAGCTCTTCTATATGCAACATGATAGTGGTCCTGATTGGCTGATTTTCATTCCAGGTGACATATGATACAGCTGGGTTCCTGGAGAAGAACAGAGATCCACTACACTCTGAATCGATCCAACTACTATCATCATGTAAATGTGAACTTCCAAAACATTTTGCCTCTGTCATGGTTGCTGATTCTCAGAATAAATCAAGTCTGTCATGGCATTCAGTAATGGATACACAGAAACAAAGTGTTGTCACGAAATTTAAGGTACTGATTCAAATCTTCCATTCTTTCATCTTCACAGTAAATATTGTCAAAAATGGTTCTCTAGATCTCTATGCTTTTGGTCTATATAAGTTGTATACAGTTTCTTGGTAGTTCTTTTGATTCTTTGTTCATAATAATACCTTAATGCCTTATCATTCTTATATAAAGTTGTATTACATTTAGCCATCCCAATGCTCTGCTGTGTATTCAGCCTCAACTGTTCAAGCTGATGCAGCAGTTGGAGAGTACAACCCCACATTTTATTCGATGCATTCAACCAAATAGCAAACAACTTCCCAGGTTATTCGAGCATGATCTTATCTTGCACCAGCTTAAATGCTGTGGGGTGCTTGAAGTTGTCCGGATATCAAGAACATGCTATCCAACTAGGATCACTCACCAACAGTTTGCTGAAAGGTTGCTAATTCGTAGAATCTGACTTCAAAAATTTACTTGTTTTATTTTGTTTGATACTGTGCGTCACTTGACTTGCTATTTGTTCAATAATACACAGATATGGGTTTCTTCTCTTGCGTTCGATTGCATCTCAAGACCCACTTAGTGTTTCAATTGCTGTTTTGCAACAGTTGAACATCCCCCCTGAAATGTATCAAGTTGGCTACACAAAATTGTTTTTCCGTACAGGACAGGTACAATGCAACGACCAGCTGCACTAGCATACAAAATGCTTTAATAGTTTGGTTTAATTTTCGATCACAGCTGCTATATTTTATGTGTGGTTTCTAATCTTGATTATTCTGTAGGTTGCTGCACTGGAAAATGCTAAAATACAGATGCTTCATGGAACCCTCCGTATTCAGAAACACTTCCGGGGTATGCATTCTCGTTAGGGATATCAACGACTCAAGAAAGCAGCAATGAATTTGCAATCATGTAATATACTTCATTTTCTTTTTGTTCAAAACATTTCTGAATTCTAATACTATGAACATCTATCATACTCTTCCTATTTTAGTTATCGGCTGACAAATGCTGTTTATTTTATCTTATTTTCTTGACTTTCCAAACTGCAGTTATACGTGGTGAAAGAGCAAGAATACACTTTGATAATCTTGTCAAGAGATGGAGGGCAGCTGTTCTAATACAGAAGTACACTAGGCGTCGACTTGCAGCTAACATGTTTAATGATCAACTAAATCATATCATTCTTCTTCAGTCTGGTAATTAATATGATAAAAATTGGCATATTAACATTACCCTAGAGTACTGGATCTATCTAATCATGTGTTATCATATGTTGCTGCAGTGATGCGTGGGTGCCTGACTAGAAGGAAATACAAGTGCCTGCAGAATGGAAAGGAGTCAAAGGCCAGTCACAACATAGTTCCAGGGGAAACAAGGAAGAATAATGCTGAGTCAAGAATAAGCCATGTGAGTTTTATATCAAAAGATATCTACAGTTTTATCTGTTCTAATCTTCTAATGCGGTAGCTGCATGTTGATTTCATCCAGTACTGAATGAGAAGTAAATATAATCTAAACCAATTTGCTACTGCTATACTAGAGAGAAGAAGGTCTACTCGACGGCGATACTAGAGAGAAAAAAGTCATCGAACCGCCTTGTCGTCGACGAGGCCACCAACGACGATAACTCCATCGTCGCATTGCACCCTGACAGAGGTTGCAGCTCTTCCGCGACGATATTGTGCTCCTCAAGGTCTTATATTATATGGCTAATCTGAGCTTGTTGCAGCAGCTTTGGGATGTTGAGCTAATTTAGCATATTGTATTATCACGTGACCGATCTCTGTGTGTTCGATCTGAATTCCGTGTATTTGGAGTGCAGACCTGTTAGAAATAAACTTTGCTTTTATCTCAAGTACTTGCTGAAGTGTTTAATGTTGTAATTTGTTGTATTGTTTGAGAACTTGAGTATGCTGAGGCAGTGAGGGTATTTGGGCTCCCTCTGCTTTGCTGCTGTAGTGTGTAGATTTTAGAAATTTACCAATTCACATTCGTACACCATTGATTCATTTGAAGGTAGTAGTAATCTAGATTTCTTTTATTGCTTGCTTCAGTAACATATTTTAATATacttggtgtcggggaccataattaggggtaccctcaagacgcctaattctcagctggtaacccccatcagcataaagctgcaaaggcctgatgggcacgattaagtcagggatcagtccacacgagtgactcgatcacgcttcacccgagcctagcctcggccgaaggcagccgacctcgagagacttccgtctcgcccgaggccccctttttatggcggacacatcaccggcttgcccaaggtcttggcttcgctcagaagcaaccttgactaaatcaccacaccgactgaccaaattgcaggggcatttaacacaaaggtggcctgacacctctatcctgacacgcgcccccggcagagccgaggtgaccgccgtcactccaccgctccactggccagtctgacagaaggacagcgccacctgcgccactccgactgcagtgccactcgacagagtgagtctgacaggcaatcaggccttgccaagggcgccacgacgaactccgctccgcccgaccccagggctcggactcgggctaagacccggaagacggcgaactccgctccgcccgaccccagggctcggactcgggctaagacccggaagacagcgaactccgctccgcccgaccccagggctcggactcgggctaagacccggaagacgacgaaccccgctccgcccgaccccagggctcggactccgccctggcctcggccgaacgacctccgcctcgcccgaccccttggctcgggctcggccacggcaactgaaggcaagactcaacctcggcttcggaggaaaccccacgtcgccctgcctagagcacagaccgccacgtcaacaggaaacgtcatcatcatcctaccccgaatcgactcgggtcacggagaacaagaccggcgtctcgttcggccagctccgccagaggggcaatgatggcgctccacgagctctatgacgacggcggcccccagctctcttacggcagcaggacaacgtcagcagggactcgaccgctccaacagctgtccctccatcaggctccgccgcacctccgatagccacgacatcacgccagcaggatgcccagatctctccggctgccacatcggcatgtacctagggcactagctttccctccgctagacacgtagcactctgctacatccccattgtacacctaggtcctctccttacgactataaaaggaaggaccagggccttctcagagaaggttggccgcgcgggaccgaggacgggacaggcgctctcttggggccgctcgcttccctcacccgcgtggacgcttgtaacccccctactgcaagcgcacccgacctgggcgcgggacgaacacgaaggccgcgggacttccacctctctcacgctcggctccggccgcctcgcctctcccccctccgcgctcgcccacgcgctcgacccatctgggctggggcacgcagcacactcactcgtcggcttagggacccccctgtctcgaaacgccgacagttggcgcgccaggtaggggcctgctgcgtgctgacgaatagctccccgtcaagctccagatgggcagtctccagcaacctctccggcccgggacggtgcttcgtttcggggctctcgagttcatgtccttcgacggcagctacgacatgatacttcttccaccgccgtgcgaccacgacaatggcggccgacaacccgcccgccggcggcggaatcgacgacgtcttccccgcgtggtggaagagctatattcgggcttgctccgttctctcccccgccaacggaggggaaggcggagccgtcaaggccagacggaaggccgcgcttcgtcagccgtcgagcgaatcgacgcccccgacgccccgacggaaggcacgccggacgtcgacctcgtgttcgagacggaggcgagcgccgtccccccgcggcacgctgaccctgagcaagaagacgacgccggcgcgctcgcggaaagcctgcaggacgtcgccctcgaaccagagatgacggcgcaaccagtccccgatgtgactacgtcgctcctcgtcgaccaaaaggtaacgactaactcccatcttgcgtcatttcgactcggcctccacccgccaaacgacctcgatttggcgggcgctctcattgaggcgagtgcaaccccactgaggttctgtatgcggtcgccttgggaccgactgacggacgtctcgacctacgggccctctgggtccgaggaagatgacgaccccagcatcggttgggatttctccggacttggcaaccccagtgccgtgcgggacttcatggccgcatgtgactactgtctgtccgactgttccgatggaagccgcagccttggcgacgagagctgcggcccaagccgcgaatgtttccacatcgagctagggaatcccaccgaaggcaaccatcttggcatgccggaggatggtgatctccctaggccggtgcctcgcgccgacatcccacgggagctagctgtggtccccgctccggcggggggttacgacccacaactcgagcaagtccgtgaggcgcaggccaggctcaacgagggaacgggagcgcttgagccgatccgtcgggacgtcggacaggcatgggtgggccaacccctggccggagaaatacgtcatctgccccaaggtctccagcaccgcgtcgccaacgacgtcaggatcaggccgtcgcccgcatccagcggggtcggtcagaacctggcaaccgcagcaatgctcatccgcgcgatgccggagccgtcaaccaccgagggtcggcgaatccagggagaactcaagaatctcctggaaggcgccgcggcccggcgggccgagagcactgcatcccgaaggcaaggatatccctcggaacctcatgccgcgacttcccgattcatgcgggaagcctcggtctacaccgggcgcacgcgcaacaccgcgcctgcggccccgggccacctcggcaacgagcaccatcgacgcgaccgtcgggctcacctcgacgaaagggtgcgccgaggctatcaccccaggcgtgggggacgttacgacagcggggaggatcggagtccttcgcccgaaccacccggtccgcaggctttcagtcgggccatccgacgggcgccattcccgacccggttccgacccccgactactatcgtaaagtactcgggggaaacgagaccggagctgtggctcgcggactaccgccttgcctgccaactgggtggaacggatgacgacaacctcatcatccgcaacctccccctgttcctctccgacactgctcgtgcctggttggagcacctgcctccggggcagatttccaactgggacgacttggtccaagccttcgctggcaatttccagggcacatacgtgcgccccgggaattcctgggaccttcgaagctgccggcaacagccgggggagtcgctccaggactacatccggcgattctcgaagcagcgcaccgagctgcccaacatcaccgactcggatgtcatcggcgcgttcctcgccggcaccacttgccgcgacctggcgagcgagctgatggacatcgccaccaaattcgcctctggccaggaggcagtcgaggctatcttccgaaaggacaagcagccccagggccgcccatcggaagaagcccccgaggcgtctgctccgcgcggcgccaagaagaaaggcaagaagaagtcgcaatcgaaacgcgacgccgccgacgcggaccttgtcgccgccgccgagtataaaaaccctcggaagccccccggaggtgcaaacctcttcgacaagatgctcaaggagccgtgccccta
This portion of the Zea mays cultivar B73 chromosome 2, Zm-B73-REFERENCE-NAM-5.0, whole genome shotgun sequence genome encodes:
- the LOC103644048 gene encoding two-component response regulator-like PRR1, whose protein sequence is MRATAPAARRSSCVRAGSQVPQPFHLPRLHAFVCSAQRARPPPSAGASPPRPSGTAQAPGTHTGTAQARPWLCLYGQLVYLYCDCACCDHPPVRWNRAVMSNRDEVSVVVKCLRLGAAEYLVKPLRTNELLNLWTHVWRRRRMLGLPEKNFFNDNFELVLSEPSDANTNSTTLLSDETDDRPKGNTNQETGTSKQLEYESNPSVAEPDQREKMEGVPGSALDASQKSSPRRAFSRPIKTNLRVAESSAFLAYVKSSTPATSSFDSELQRGGSRLDSLDNQGNCSSATDRSDTGTDVNIRNKEAFEMPAQYPMVWFSSSNMHMERSSEGHNDTSGTPPAYHFPFYYPGMVEHNMALSSAQDFQANINNAQAHTPQEGTFKICHYAGEVGEFCLVLSLSYF